Proteins found in one Hypericibacter terrae genomic segment:
- a CDS encoding ABC transporter ATP-binding protein, whose product MTESVLKITNLRIESIHGAVLVDNVSLELKRGEVLGLIGESGAGKSTIGLGSMVYARAGCRITGGTVEIDGESVRDLSADGRRDLRGKRIAYIAQSAAASFNPAYRIIDQVCEMPVKHGLMSKPEARAWAVELFKALDLPDPEKFGNRYPHQASGGQLQRAMTAMAMSCRPDILVFDEPTTALDVTTQIEVLALIKKLIQNYNTAALYITHDLAVVAQVADRIMVLRHGKMVELGATKQILLAPTTDYARALVSERKAADKLSVEAETVHGEPLLNVQDVVGQYEHFIAVKNVTISVAKGETVAVVGESGSGKSSLARLIVGLLPRKSGSVRFGGEELPPALKQRSKDNLRRIQFIYQQPDVALNPRQTIGEVIGRPIKFYFNHPSAEVKRRVAQLLKQVGLPEDYAKRLTTALSGGQKQRVCIARALAAEPDLIICDEPTSALDQLVAEDILKLLKKLQDELGVAYLFITHDLGIVRRIAHRTAVMLRGEIVDQGPTPRLFSPPFHPYTERLLSSVPEMRTEWLDELLSKRARKAG is encoded by the coding sequence GTGACCGAATCAGTCCTCAAGATCACGAATCTCCGGATCGAATCGATCCATGGCGCCGTCCTGGTCGACAATGTCTCGCTGGAGCTGAAGCGGGGCGAGGTGCTGGGGCTGATCGGCGAAAGCGGCGCCGGGAAATCCACCATCGGCCTCGGCTCGATGGTCTATGCGCGCGCGGGCTGCCGGATCACCGGCGGCACGGTCGAGATCGACGGCGAGAGCGTGCGCGATCTCTCGGCGGACGGTCGGCGCGATCTCCGCGGCAAGCGCATCGCCTATATCGCCCAGAGCGCCGCGGCCTCGTTCAACCCCGCCTATCGCATCATCGACCAGGTCTGCGAGATGCCCGTCAAGCATGGCCTGATGAGCAAGCCCGAGGCGCGCGCCTGGGCCGTCGAGCTGTTCAAGGCGCTCGATCTGCCGGATCCGGAGAAGTTCGGGAACCGCTATCCCCATCAGGCGTCGGGCGGCCAGCTGCAGCGCGCCATGACTGCCATGGCGATGTCCTGCCGCCCCGATATCCTGGTGTTCGACGAACCCACCACGGCCCTCGACGTGACGACGCAGATCGAGGTCCTGGCGCTGATCAAGAAGCTGATCCAGAACTACAACACGGCCGCCCTCTACATCACCCACGATCTCGCCGTGGTCGCCCAGGTGGCCGACCGGATCATGGTGCTGCGCCACGGCAAGATGGTGGAGCTGGGCGCCACCAAGCAGATCCTGCTGGCACCGACCACCGATTACGCGCGCGCCCTGGTGTCGGAGCGCAAGGCCGCCGACAAGCTCTCGGTCGAAGCCGAGACCGTCCATGGCGAGCCGCTGCTCAATGTGCAGGACGTTGTCGGACAGTATGAGCATTTCATCGCGGTCAAGAACGTCACCATCTCGGTGGCGAAGGGCGAGACCGTGGCCGTGGTCGGCGAATCCGGCTCCGGCAAGAGCTCGCTGGCCCGCCTCATCGTCGGCCTCCTGCCGCGCAAATCGGGTTCCGTGCGGTTCGGCGGCGAGGAGCTGCCGCCGGCCCTCAAGCAGCGCAGCAAAGACAATCTTCGCCGGATCCAGTTCATCTATCAGCAGCCGGACGTCGCCCTCAATCCGCGCCAGACGATCGGCGAAGTCATCGGCCGCCCGATCAAGTTCTATTTCAACCATCCGTCGGCGGAGGTGAAGCGGCGCGTCGCCCAGCTGCTGAAGCAGGTGGGGCTGCCGGAGGACTATGCGAAGCGTCTGACGACGGCCCTGTCCGGCGGCCAGAAGCAGCGCGTCTGCATCGCGCGCGCGCTCGCGGCCGAGCCGGACCTCATCATCTGCGACGAGCCGACCTCGGCGCTCGACCAGCTGGTGGCCGAAGACATCCTGAAGCTCCTGAAGAAGCTGCAGGACGAACTCGGCGTGGCCTATCTCTTCATCACCCACGATCTCGGCATCGTGCGCCGGATCGCGCATCGAACCGCCGTCATGTTGCGCGGCGAGATCGTGGATCAGGGACCGACGCCGAGGCTCTTCTCGCCGCCATTCCATCCCTATACCGAGCGCCTGCTCTCCTCGGTGCCGGAGATGCGCACCGAGTGGCTCGATGAACTCCTCAGCAAACGGGCACGGAAGGCGGGATAG